One window from the genome of Canis lupus dingo isolate Sandy chromosome 15, ASM325472v2, whole genome shotgun sequence encodes:
- the MMACHC gene encoding cyanocobalamin reductase / alkylcobalamin dealkylase isoform X2, which produces MEPEVAELKQKIEDTLCPFGFEVYPFQSCHLQQLTDPVDQCVAYHLGRVRENLPELKIEVIADYEVHPNRRPKILAQTAAHVAGAAYYYQRKDVEADPWGTQHIAGVCIHPKYGGWFAIRGVVLLPGIEVPHLPPTKPLDCVPKRADRITLLEGFNFHWRDWTYRDAVTPQERYSEEQKAYFSTPPAQRLAFLGLAQPSKDTSSPSPELPFTFRPKKPQNASRARGWVSPSVSPPTSPGP; this is translated from the exons ATGGAGCCAGAAGTCGCAGAACTGAAGCAGAAGATCGAGGACACGTTGTGCCCTTTTGGCTTCGAGGTTTACCCCTTTCAG AGCTGCCACCTCCAACAACTGACTGACCCTGTGGACCAGTGCGTGGCCTACCACTTGGGCCGCGTTAGAGAG AACCTCCCAGAGTTGAAAATAGAAGTCATCGCTGACTACGAGGTACACCCTAATCGGCGCCCTAAGATTCTGGCCCAGACTGCAGCCCATGTGGCAGGAGCTGCTTACTACTACCAACGAAAGGATGTGGAGGCTGACCCCTGGGGGACCCAG CACATAGCAGGTGTGTGCATACACCCCAAATATGGGGGCTGGTTTGCTATCAGAGGAGTGGTGCTGCTGCCAGGAATAGAGGTGCCACACCTGCCACCCACAAAGCCCCTGGACTGTGTGCCTAAGAGAGCTGATCGAATCACCCTGCTTGAAGGCTTTAATTTCCATTGGCGTGATTGGACATACCGGGATGCTGTAACACCACAGGAGCGCTACTCGGAAGAGCAGAAGGCCTACTTTTCTACTCCTCCTGCCCAACGCTTAGCCTTCTTGGGCTTGGCCCAGCCTTCAAAGGATACTAGCTCTCCATCTCCTGAGCTACCTTTTACATTCAGACCCAAAAAGCCCCAGAATGCCAGCAGAGCCCGGGGCTGGGTCAGCCCCAGTGTCTCACCACCTACATCCCCTGGCCCTTGA
- the MMACHC gene encoding cyanocobalamin reductase / alkylcobalamin dealkylase isoform X1, with protein sequence MEPEVAELKQKIEDTLCPFGFEVYPFQVAWYNALLPPTFHLPLPGPTLAFLVLSTPAMFDRAFKPFLQSCHLQQLTDPVDQCVAYHLGRVRENLPELKIEVIADYEVHPNRRPKILAQTAAHVAGAAYYYQRKDVEADPWGTQHIAGVCIHPKYGGWFAIRGVVLLPGIEVPHLPPTKPLDCVPKRADRITLLEGFNFHWRDWTYRDAVTPQERYSEEQKAYFSTPPAQRLAFLGLAQPSKDTSSPSPELPFTFRPKKPQNASRARGWVSPSVSPPTSPGP encoded by the exons ATGGAGCCAGAAGTCGCAGAACTGAAGCAGAAGATCGAGGACACGTTGTGCCCTTTTGGCTTCGAGGTTTACCCCTTTCAG GTGGCATGGTATAATGCACTCTTGCCTCCAACCTTCCACCTACCCCTGCCAGGACCTACCCTGGCCTTTCTGGTACTCAGCACACCTGCCATGTTTGACCGAGCCTTCAAACCTTTCCTTCAGAGCTGCCACCTCCAACAACTGACTGACCCTGTGGACCAGTGCGTGGCCTACCACTTGGGCCGCGTTAGAGAG AACCTCCCAGAGTTGAAAATAGAAGTCATCGCTGACTACGAGGTACACCCTAATCGGCGCCCTAAGATTCTGGCCCAGACTGCAGCCCATGTGGCAGGAGCTGCTTACTACTACCAACGAAAGGATGTGGAGGCTGACCCCTGGGGGACCCAG CACATAGCAGGTGTGTGCATACACCCCAAATATGGGGGCTGGTTTGCTATCAGAGGAGTGGTGCTGCTGCCAGGAATAGAGGTGCCACACCTGCCACCCACAAAGCCCCTGGACTGTGTGCCTAAGAGAGCTGATCGAATCACCCTGCTTGAAGGCTTTAATTTCCATTGGCGTGATTGGACATACCGGGATGCTGTAACACCACAGGAGCGCTACTCGGAAGAGCAGAAGGCCTACTTTTCTACTCCTCCTGCCCAACGCTTAGCCTTCTTGGGCTTGGCCCAGCCTTCAAAGGATACTAGCTCTCCATCTCCTGAGCTACCTTTTACATTCAGACCCAAAAAGCCCCAGAATGCCAGCAGAGCCCGGGGCTGGGTCAGCCCCAGTGTCTCACCACCTACATCCCCTGGCCCTTGA